One stretch of Halichoerus grypus chromosome 10, mHalGry1.hap1.1, whole genome shotgun sequence DNA includes these proteins:
- the LOC118549970 gene encoding antileukoproteinase-like yields MKPGSLITFTVLLALQILTSWTVEGASKGKAKHGVCPFRPQVMCFRFEPPQCQSDWQCPKEQKCCPDYCGIKCVDPVDPSKPGNVNPGKCPVVTGQCKRPNPTDSCLNDGHCLNRLKCCKGVCGNSCVKPVKDVFLPVQRD; encoded by the exons ATGAAACCTGGCAGCCTCATCACCTTCACGGTGCTCCTTGCCCTCCAAATCCTCACATCCTGGACTGTGGAAGGTGCCAGCAAAG GAAAAGCCAAGCATGGTGTCTGCCCCTTCAGGCCTCAGGTGATGTGCTTTAGATTTGAACCCCCTCAATGCCAGAGCGACTGGCAATGTCCGAAGGAGCAGAAATGCTGTCCCGACTATTGTGGCATCAAATGCGTGGATCCTGTAGACCCATCAAAGCCAG GTAATGTCAATCCTGGGAAGTGTCCAGTGGTCACTGGCCAGTGCAAGAGGCCCAACCCCACAGACAGCTGCTTGAATGACGGCCACTGCCTGAACCGTCTCAAGTGCTGCAAGGGGGTGTGTGGGAATTCATGTGTCAAGCCAGTGAAAG aTGTATTCTTGCCAGTTCAACGAGATTAG